In a genomic window of Streptomyces koelreuteriae:
- a CDS encoding DUF2017 domain-containing protein: MPGTFEPLPGGGAAVALDDVEISIIRSLAVQLLELIGPGPGEDASDDPLAELFAEGPSEPPSDPVLKRLFPDAYSDPEQSASPRDAEEQRAYSAEFRRYTENDLRAGKRDSALAVIRSLDALSSAAAGEGGAVLKLSPEESQRWLGALNDLRLAIGSRLEITDEEDSDLLYRLPDEDPRKPMVMAYLWLGGLQETLVGTLMP, encoded by the coding sequence ATGCCCGGAACCTTCGAACCGCTTCCCGGCGGCGGCGCGGCCGTCGCCCTCGACGACGTCGAGATCTCCATCATCCGGTCGCTGGCCGTCCAGCTCCTGGAGCTCATCGGCCCCGGCCCCGGCGAGGACGCCTCCGACGACCCGCTCGCCGAGCTGTTCGCCGAGGGCCCGAGCGAGCCTCCCTCCGACCCGGTGCTCAAGCGGCTCTTCCCGGACGCCTACAGCGACCCCGAGCAGAGCGCCTCGCCCCGCGACGCCGAGGAGCAGCGGGCGTACTCCGCGGAGTTCCGCCGCTACACGGAGAACGACCTGCGGGCCGGCAAGCGCGACAGCGCCCTCGCGGTGATCCGCTCCCTGGACGCGCTCTCCTCGGCCGCGGCCGGCGAGGGCGGGGCCGTGCTGAAGCTGTCGCCGGAGGAGTCCCAGCGGTGGCTCGGCGCGCTGAACGATCTGCGGCTCGCGATCGGCTCGCGGCTGGAAATCACCGACGAGGAGGACAGCGACCTCCTCTACCGCCTCCCGGACGAGGACCCGCGCAAGCCCATGGTGATGGCGTACCTGTGGCTGGGTGGACTCCAGGAGACGCTGGTCGGAACGCTAATGCCCTGA
- the clpS gene encoding ATP-dependent Clp protease adapter ClpS, producing MTSPAPLEIERTESAEEVFAVPEPDLPWVTIVHNDPVNLMSYVTYVFQTYFGYSKDKATKLMMDVHHKGRAVVSSGSREEMERDVQAMHGYGLWATLQQDRK from the coding sequence GTGACGTCACCCGCACCCCTGGAGATCGAACGCACCGAGTCGGCGGAGGAGGTCTTCGCCGTCCCCGAGCCGGACCTCCCCTGGGTCACGATCGTCCACAACGACCCGGTCAACCTCATGAGCTATGTGACGTACGTCTTCCAGACGTATTTCGGCTACTCCAAGGACAAGGCCACCAAGCTCATGATGGACGTCCACCACAAGGGCCGGGCGGTCGTCTCCAGCGGCAGCCGCGAGGAGATGGAACGCGACGTGCAGGCCATGCACGGCTACGGCCTGTGGGCCACTCTCCAGCAGGACCGCAAGTAG